A region of Raphanus sativus cultivar WK10039 unplaced genomic scaffold, ASM80110v3 Scaffold0680, whole genome shotgun sequence DNA encodes the following proteins:
- the LOC130502723 gene encoding L-ascorbate oxidase homolog: MRGVKILAACLYLAAAATVVVRAEDPYFHHVWNVTYGTASPLGVPQQVILINGQFPGPNINSTSNNNVIINVFNNLDEPFLLTWNGIQHRKNCWQDGTQGTMCPIMPGTNFTYHFQPKDQIGSYFYYPTTGMHRAAGGYGGLRVNSRLLIPVPYADPEDDYTVLIGDWYTKSHTQLKKFLDGGRTLGRPDGIVINGKSGKGDGSDAPLFTLKPGKTYRVRICNVGIKTSLNFRIQNHKMKLVEMEGSHVLQNDYDSLDVHVGQCFGTIVTANQEPKDYYMVASSRFLKKIVTTTGLLRYEGGKGQASTQLPAGPVGWAWSLNQFRSFRWNLTASAARPNPQGSYHYGKINITRTIKLVNTQAKVDGKLRYALNGVSHTEPETPLKLAEYFGIADKVFKYNIITDNPTPEEIKNIRIEPNVLNITHRTFVEVVFENHEKTVQSWHLDGYSFFAVAVEPGTWTPEKRKNYNLLDAVSRHTVQVYPKCWAAILLTFDNCGMWNIRSENTERRYLGQQLYASILSPEKSLRDEYNMPETSLQCGLVKNTPKPANPYAGA, translated from the exons ATGCGAGGGGTTAAAATCTTGGCCGCGTGCCTCTACCTGGCCGCAGCCGCAACGGTCGTGGTCCGAGCTGAAGACCCTTACTTCCACCATGTATGGAACGTGACCTATGGAACCGCCTCTCCTCTAGGCGTTCCACAACAAGTCATTCTAATCAACGGCCAGTTCCCTGGTCCCAACATCAACTCTACATCTAACAACAATGTTATCATCAATGTCTTTAACAACCTTGACGAACCCTTCCTCCTCACTTG GAATGGGATCCAGCACAGGAAGAATTGCTGGCAAGATGGGACTCAAGGGACTATGTGTCCGATCATGCCCGGAACCAACTTCACTTACCATTTCCAGCCTAAGGATCAGATCGGAAGCTATTTCTACTACCCAACCACCGGTATGCACCGTGCCGCCGGTGGATACGGTGGCCTCCGTGTCAACAGCCGTCTCCTCATCCCAGTCCCTTATGCTGATCCAGAAGATGACTACACCGTCCTCATCGGTGACTGGTACACCAAGAGCCACACCCAGCTAAAGAAATTCCTCGACGGTGGTCGTACTCTCGGTCGTCCAGACGGTATTGTCATCAACGGAAAGTCCGGGAAAGGCGACGGATCCGATGCACCGCTCTTCACCTTGAAACCTGGAAAGACTTATAGGGTTAGGATCTGTAACGTGGGTATCAAGACATCCCTCAACTTTAGGAttcagaatcataagatgaaGCTTGTTGAGATGGAAGGATCGCACGTTCTGCAAAACGATTACGACTCTCTTGACGTCCACGTTGGCCAGTGCTTCGGTACCATCGTCACGGCTAATCAAGAACCTAAAGATTACTACATGGTTGCATCCTCTAGGTTCTTGAAGAAGATTGTTACAACAACCGGTCTTCTCCGCTACGAAGGAGGCAAAGGACAGGCCTCTACGCAGCTTCCTGCTGGTCCTGTCGGATGGGCTTGGTCGTTGAACCAGTTCCGATCATTCAGGTGGAACTTGACCGCTAGTGCAGCTAGGCCTAACCCTCAGGGATCTTACCATTATGGAAAGATCAACATCACACGCACCATAAAGCTCGTGAACACTCAGGCCAAGGTCGATGGTAAGCTTAGGTACGCATTGAACGGAGTCTCCCACACAGAGCCCGAAACCCCTTTGAAGCTTGCTGAGTACTTTGGTATTGCCGACAAGGTCTTTAAGTACAACATCATCACCGATAACCCTACCCCagaagagatcaagaacatcagGATCGAGCCAAACGTTCTTAACATCACTCACCGTACCTTCGTTGAGGTGGTGTTCGAGAATCACGAGAAGACTGTTCAGTCTTGGCACTTGGACGGTTACTCTTTCTTTGCCGTTGC TGTTGAGCCAGGGACTTGGACCccagagaagagaaagaactACAACCTCTTGGACGCGGTGAGCAGACACACAGTCCAAGTGTACCCAAAATGTTGGGCAGCAATCTTGCTCACATTTGATAACTGTGGAATGTGGAACATTCGATCTGAGAACACCGAGAGACGTTACTTAGGACAGCAGCTTTACGCTAGTATCTTGTCTCCAGAGAAATCACTTAGAGATGAATACAACATGCCTGAGACAAGCCTCCAGTGTGGTCTCGTCAAGAACACACCCAAACCTGCCAACCCTTACGCTGGAGCCTAA